In the Corynebacterium kroppenstedtii genome, one interval contains:
- the clpB gene encoding ATP-dependent chaperone ClpB, with protein MSSFTPTTRTAEALQAALQDASKRGNPDIRPAHLLVALLEQADSIASPVIQAVGADPNQVLTRARSLVGGYPTATGQQMANPQFNRDSLNALTTAQELAGQLGDSYVSTEVLLAGIASGDSDAAKLLQEFGATADALKTAFPSVRGNQKVTTEDPEGQFQALEKYSTDLTARARDGKIDPVIGRDAEIRRVVQVLSRRTKNNPVLIGEPGVGKTAIVEGLARRIVAGDVPESLKGKKLVSLDLGSMVAGAKYRGEFEERLKAVLDEIKNADGEIITFIDELHTIVGAGATGESAMDAGNMIKPLLARGELRLVGATTLEEYRKYIEKDAALERRFQQVYVGEPSVEDTVGILRGLKERYEVHHGVRIMDSALVSAATLSDRYITARFLPDKAIDLIDEAASRLRMEIDSRPEEIDTAERVVRRLEIEEMALEKETDEASKIRLEHLKEELADERENLKALTARWENEKSAITEVQSVKEELEKARSDSEIAERDGDYERVAKLRYGTIPELEKKLHAAEKSVNSTEENAMLSEEVTPETVAEVVSAWTGIPAGKMMQGETEKLLAMEKVLGRRVVGQDEAVKAVSDAVRRARAGVADENRPTGSFLFLGPTGVGKTELAKALADFLFDDEKAMVRIDMSEYGEKHSVARLVGAPPGYVGYDAGGQLTEAVRRRPYTVVLFDEVEKAHPDVFDVLLQVLDEGRLTDGQGRTVDFRNTILILTSNLGAGGTKEQMETAVKATFKPEFINRLDDVVMFDALTSEQLTKIVDIQIDALAKRLESRRLVLDVHDDAKEWLAKRGYDPAYGARPLRRLVQQAIGDELAKELLAGDVRDGDVVEVTVAEGGDKLDVHGGGVSTL; from the coding sequence ATGAGCTCTTTTACCCCCACAACACGCACAGCTGAAGCCCTCCAGGCTGCACTTCAAGACGCCTCGAAACGAGGTAACCCGGACATCCGCCCAGCGCACTTACTTGTCGCTCTCCTTGAGCAGGCCGATTCTATTGCGTCGCCAGTTATTCAGGCTGTCGGCGCAGATCCGAACCAGGTCCTCACCCGGGCGCGAAGTCTGGTTGGTGGGTACCCCACTGCCACTGGTCAGCAAATGGCGAACCCGCAGTTCAACCGCGATTCCCTCAACGCGCTAACCACGGCGCAGGAATTAGCAGGCCAGCTGGGTGATAGCTACGTGTCTACCGAGGTTTTGCTCGCCGGCATCGCATCCGGCGATAGTGATGCAGCGAAATTGCTGCAGGAGTTCGGTGCCACCGCGGACGCGCTTAAAACAGCGTTCCCGTCGGTACGCGGAAATCAAAAAGTGACCACCGAGGACCCAGAAGGCCAGTTCCAGGCCCTCGAAAAATACTCGACGGACCTCACCGCCCGGGCACGCGACGGCAAAATCGACCCCGTCATTGGGCGCGACGCCGAAATCCGACGCGTCGTCCAAGTGCTGTCACGGCGGACGAAGAACAACCCGGTGCTCATCGGTGAGCCCGGCGTCGGTAAAACCGCCATCGTCGAAGGCCTCGCACGGCGCATCGTCGCTGGTGATGTGCCTGAATCGCTGAAGGGCAAGAAACTCGTCTCGCTCGACCTTGGGTCCATGGTCGCGGGTGCAAAATACCGTGGCGAATTTGAGGAGCGGTTAAAGGCCGTCCTTGATGAGATCAAGAACGCCGACGGCGAAATCATCACCTTTATCGACGAGCTCCACACCATCGTCGGTGCGGGCGCCACCGGGGAATCCGCAATGGACGCCGGCAACATGATCAAGCCACTACTGGCTCGCGGTGAACTCCGGCTCGTGGGCGCAACCACCCTGGAGGAATACCGCAAGTACATCGAAAAGGACGCCGCCCTTGAGCGCCGTTTCCAGCAGGTGTACGTGGGTGAGCCCAGTGTCGAGGACACCGTCGGCATTTTGCGTGGCCTCAAAGAGCGCTACGAAGTTCACCACGGTGTTCGGATTATGGACTCCGCCCTGGTCTCGGCCGCGACGCTGTCCGATCGCTACATCACAGCCCGGTTCCTTCCCGATAAAGCCATCGACCTTATCGACGAAGCCGCCTCGCGGTTGCGGATGGAAATCGACTCCCGGCCAGAGGAAATCGACACCGCCGAGCGCGTCGTGCGTCGGCTAGAGATCGAGGAAATGGCTCTGGAGAAGGAGACCGACGAAGCGTCGAAAATCAGGCTCGAGCACCTGAAAGAAGAGCTTGCCGACGAGCGTGAAAACCTAAAGGCCCTGACCGCCCGGTGGGAGAACGAAAAGTCCGCCATTACCGAGGTGCAAAGTGTCAAGGAAGAGCTGGAGAAGGCGCGGTCTGATTCAGAAATCGCGGAGCGCGACGGCGACTACGAGAGGGTAGCAAAGCTGCGCTACGGCACTATTCCTGAACTGGAAAAGAAGCTGCACGCGGCCGAAAAGTCCGTGAACTCCACCGAAGAGAACGCCATGCTCTCTGAGGAAGTCACACCCGAGACAGTGGCCGAAGTCGTCTCCGCGTGGACTGGCATCCCCGCCGGAAAGATGATGCAAGGCGAAACCGAAAAGCTCCTGGCCATGGAGAAAGTTTTGGGCCGCCGCGTGGTCGGTCAGGACGAGGCCGTGAAGGCTGTGTCCGATGCGGTACGCCGTGCGCGTGCTGGTGTCGCCGACGAGAACCGGCCGACAGGGTCGTTCCTCTTCCTCGGCCCCACCGGCGTCGGTAAGACCGAGTTGGCCAAGGCGTTGGCGGACTTCCTCTTCGACGACGAAAAAGCCATGGTCCGCATCGACATGTCGGAGTACGGCGAGAAACACTCCGTGGCGCGCCTGGTCGGTGCCCCTCCGGGATACGTCGGCTACGACGCGGGTGGTCAGCTGACCGAAGCGGTGCGTCGTCGGCCCTACACGGTGGTCCTGTTCGACGAGGTCGAGAAGGCTCACCCGGATGTCTTCGATGTCCTCCTGCAGGTGCTCGATGAAGGCCGCCTGACCGATGGGCAAGGCCGCACGGTGGACTTCCGGAACACCATTCTGATCCTGACTTCAAACTTGGGCGCAGGTGGGACCAAGGAGCAGATGGAGACGGCCGTCAAGGCCACCTTCAAGCCGGAATTCATCAACCGACTTGACGACGTCGTTATGTTCGACGCCCTGACCAGCGAACAGCTGACCAAGATCGTGGACATCCAGATCGACGCTTTGGCCAAGAGGCTGGAATCTCGGCGCCTCGTGCTGGACGTGCACGACGATGCGAAGGAATGGCTGGCCAAGCGCGGCTACGATCCCGCGTACGGTGCACGTCCGCTGCGTCGATTAGTACAACAAGCCATTGGCGACGAACTGGCGAAGGAACTCCTCGCCGGGGATGTTCGCGACGGCGACGTCGTCGAGGTCACGGTGGCCGAGGGCGGAGACAAACTCGACGTCCACGGTGGTGGCGTGTCGACGCTATAA
- a CDS encoding sulfurtransferase, whose product MTVYVSSDTLSKAINKSNRISILSTHWSSGSRTAYSRFVSEHIPNAQFCPPELALTGLPSREAGRNPLPNKEILQEWVYKWGLDRKTPIVIYGQHHGIFSARAWWVLKWAGFTDIHILDGGLPTWESEGHPVIAGPGSLPQRFRTDITVGHMPTIELDDIDQWIKDGGFLLDARDKRRFDGIAEKIDFQAGHIPGAINMPVQDFYNEDRTVLSPDEIRARFNRAGITDGSKVAVYSGSALHSCALIAVMEHAGMDGATLFTGGWSQWAGNPNNPIERAGD is encoded by the coding sequence ATGACCGTGTATGTTTCTTCAGACACCCTGTCTAAGGCTATTAATAAATCGAATCGCATTAGCATCTTGAGCACCCACTGGTCTAGTGGAAGCCGAACCGCGTATTCGAGGTTTGTATCCGAACACATTCCTAATGCCCAATTCTGCCCTCCGGAGTTAGCCCTCACGGGGCTTCCTTCTCGTGAAGCTGGGCGTAACCCTCTACCTAATAAAGAGATTCTCCAAGAGTGGGTCTATAAGTGGGGGTTAGATAGAAAGACTCCTATCGTCATTTATGGGCAGCATCATGGCATTTTTTCTGCCCGCGCATGGTGGGTTCTCAAATGGGCGGGTTTTACGGACATTCACATCCTCGATGGGGGGCTGCCAACGTGGGAAAGTGAGGGCCACCCCGTGATCGCTGGGCCAGGCAGTTTACCGCAGCGGTTCCGCACTGATATCACCGTTGGTCACATGCCCACTATTGAGCTCGATGATATTGACCAGTGGATCAAAGACGGCGGTTTTCTACTCGATGCGCGAGATAAACGTCGTTTCGATGGGATCGCCGAAAAAATAGACTTTCAAGCCGGCCATATCCCAGGTGCGATCAACATGCCGGTTCAGGATTTTTATAACGAGGACCGGACAGTATTGTCGCCTGACGAGATTCGAGCACGGTTCAACAGGGCGGGAATTACCGACGGCTCGAAAGTGGCTGTGTACTCCGGATCGGCTTTGCATTCTTGCGCTTTGATTGCCGTCATGGAGCACGCTGGGATGGACGGTGCCACACTGTTCACCGGCGGTTGGTCGCAGTGGGCGGGGAATCCTAACAATCCCATCGAGCGCGCGGGCGATTAA
- the gcvP gene encoding aminomethyl-transferring glycine dehydrogenase, with translation MPHLQSQQQSPQQARPKFDPQNTQRAAPASIRTTADLTAPLSSPRVSSAAFPARHIGPNATSIQQMLQTLGYSSARELADAALPDSIKNRELNLPPRRTEQDVLSALQVYADKNVQKKQLIGSGYYDTVTPAVIRRNIVENPGWYTAYTPYQPEISQGRLEALLNFQTAVGDLTGFDVVNASLLDEATAVAEAVQLMIRGGRRRKGGEPVVLLDSTCHPQVIAVVRSRAMAAGISLRVSTITTETIADEENLVGVVIAQPGTTGEVRDLKPLIDAAKEKKALVTVNCDLLAQTLLASPGELGADIAVGSAQRFGVPLFFGGPHAAFMAVTTSLTRKMPGRIVGVSKDEEGTPAYRLALQTREQHIRRDRATSNICTAQALLAVVAGMYAVWHGPDGLKEIAGRIHAHAVALADAIVAAGLRIEHDTFFDTVTVKHSTDNAARIAVARAHEEGFNLRELGGRLVGISIGESTTDTDIRQLAAILISAEGRDSGSGPDSLDEVRELTAGLPGDHRNVASAGTAHLPADLLRRDEILTHPIFHAITSETEMMRYLRMLADRDLALDRTMIPLGSCTMKLNSAVEMEPITWPGFASIHPMAPDDQTAGWRELIHDLQDSLAEMTGYAAVSVQPNAGSQGEFAGLLAIRRYHQSRGDSERTICLIPESAHGTNAASAALAGLKVVAVKSRDDGSIDLDDLDAKLEKQGDKVAAIMITYPSTHGVYEEHVRDVCDKVHAAGAQVYIDGANLNALVGLAKPGQFGGDVSHLNLHKTFTIPHGGGGPGVGPLCVAEHLVPFLPADPMETTSADAERSGEDAEGSGSAESSSDAASDAHGVPIAGATYGSAGVVPISWAYIALMGGDGLAAASEMALVNANYISHQLADDFPTLYTGKNGLVAHECILDLREITKRSGITAEDVSKRLMDFGFHAPTLAFPVPGTLMVEPTESEDKGELDRFIEAMHTIRREIDEVIDGTVAEEDSVIRHAPYTAWSVTRDDFDDTVSHGHFTREKAAFPVPGLRRTKYFPPVRRIDNAYGDRHVACSCPPLEDFAITDDEFNSLDK, from the coding sequence ATGCCTCATCTACAGTCTCAGCAGCAGTCCCCCCAACAGGCTCGCCCGAAATTTGATCCGCAGAACACGCAGAGGGCGGCCCCCGCGTCTATCAGAACCACAGCAGACCTCACCGCGCCCCTGAGTTCACCGCGGGTCTCGTCCGCGGCGTTCCCGGCGCGCCACATAGGCCCCAATGCGACGAGCATTCAGCAGATGCTGCAAACCCTCGGGTATTCGTCGGCACGCGAACTCGCTGACGCAGCGTTGCCTGATTCCATCAAGAACCGGGAACTTAATCTGCCACCTCGTCGCACCGAGCAGGACGTGTTGTCCGCGCTACAGGTTTATGCCGATAAAAACGTTCAGAAGAAGCAGTTGATTGGGTCGGGCTATTATGACACCGTCACGCCGGCTGTGATCAGGCGAAACATTGTGGAAAACCCGGGATGGTACACCGCGTACACGCCGTATCAGCCGGAGATTTCTCAGGGTCGCTTGGAGGCGCTTCTCAACTTCCAAACTGCTGTGGGGGATCTAACCGGGTTCGACGTTGTTAATGCGTCGCTACTGGATGAGGCGACTGCTGTCGCGGAGGCCGTTCAGCTGATGATCCGCGGTGGGCGTCGCCGTAAAGGTGGGGAGCCGGTCGTGCTCCTCGATAGTACTTGTCACCCGCAGGTTATCGCGGTTGTTCGGTCGCGGGCGATGGCTGCTGGTATCTCGCTGCGCGTATCGACGATCACCACCGAGACGATCGCTGACGAGGAGAACCTTGTCGGCGTCGTTATTGCCCAGCCCGGAACGACGGGCGAGGTGCGTGACCTGAAGCCCCTGATCGACGCCGCGAAGGAAAAGAAAGCGCTGGTCACGGTAAATTGTGATCTCCTTGCGCAAACGCTTCTGGCATCGCCGGGTGAACTCGGTGCGGATATCGCGGTGGGCTCTGCGCAACGCTTCGGTGTACCGCTCTTCTTCGGTGGGCCTCATGCGGCGTTTATGGCCGTCACGACCTCGCTGACCAGGAAGATGCCGGGGCGCATCGTTGGTGTGTCGAAGGATGAAGAGGGAACTCCCGCGTATCGCTTGGCCCTCCAGACCCGTGAGCAACATATTCGACGTGATCGCGCAACCTCTAACATCTGTACGGCGCAAGCACTGTTGGCTGTTGTTGCTGGCATGTACGCCGTGTGGCACGGGCCGGATGGGTTGAAAGAAATCGCGGGCCGTATTCATGCGCATGCTGTTGCGCTGGCCGACGCCATCGTCGCGGCCGGTCTTCGCATTGAGCACGACACGTTCTTTGACACCGTCACTGTTAAGCACAGCACTGATAATGCAGCGCGTATCGCCGTCGCACGTGCCCATGAAGAGGGCTTTAACCTCCGTGAACTCGGTGGTCGGCTGGTTGGTATTTCTATCGGTGAATCCACGACCGATACGGATATTCGCCAGTTGGCTGCGATATTGATCAGCGCTGAGGGCCGCGATAGTGGTTCCGGGCCAGATAGTTTGGATGAGGTCCGTGAGCTTACCGCGGGGCTGCCTGGTGATCACCGCAATGTGGCGTCGGCTGGGACAGCTCATCTACCCGCGGATCTTCTCCGTCGCGACGAGATTTTGACGCACCCGATTTTCCACGCCATTACCTCAGAAACCGAAATGATGAGGTATCTAAGGATGCTTGCCGATCGCGACCTCGCTCTTGATCGCACGATGATTCCGCTGGGCTCGTGCACGATGAAGCTCAACTCTGCGGTAGAGATGGAGCCGATCACGTGGCCGGGCTTTGCCTCGATTCACCCGATGGCTCCCGACGATCAGACGGCGGGGTGGCGTGAACTCATCCACGACCTGCAGGACAGTTTGGCCGAAATGACCGGTTACGCGGCTGTCAGCGTGCAGCCCAACGCGGGGTCTCAGGGTGAATTCGCTGGCCTGCTGGCTATTCGCCGCTATCACCAGTCGCGCGGCGACAGTGAGCGCACGATCTGCCTGATCCCGGAGTCCGCCCACGGCACTAACGCTGCGTCGGCGGCACTGGCTGGTTTGAAAGTTGTCGCAGTGAAATCCCGTGACGACGGCTCCATCGATCTTGATGACCTCGACGCGAAGCTGGAGAAGCAAGGCGACAAAGTTGCCGCCATCATGATCACGTACCCCTCCACCCACGGCGTCTACGAAGAACATGTTCGCGACGTGTGCGACAAGGTCCACGCGGCCGGTGCGCAGGTGTACATCGACGGTGCTAACCTCAACGCCCTGGTCGGCCTGGCAAAGCCCGGGCAATTCGGTGGCGACGTCAGCCACCTTAACCTGCACAAGACCTTCACGATTCCTCATGGTGGCGGTGGCCCCGGCGTCGGCCCGCTGTGTGTTGCCGAGCACCTGGTGCCCTTCTTGCCTGCTGACCCGATGGAAACAACGAGTGCCGACGCGGAGCGCTCCGGTGAGGATGCAGAGGGCTCCGGCAGCGCCGAAAGCTCGAGCGATGCCGCGTCCGACGCACATGGCGTTCCGATTGCTGGTGCCACCTATGGTTCCGCGGGCGTCGTCCCCATCTCCTGGGCATACATCGCGCTCATGGGCGGCGACGGCCTGGCAGCGGCGTCGGAAATGGCATTGGTGAATGCTAACTACATTTCTCACCAGCTCGCCGACGATTTCCCGACCCTGTATACGGGCAAGAATGGTTTGGTGGCGCACGAATGCATCCTTGACCTGCGCGAGATCACTAAGCGCTCCGGCATCACCGCGGAGGACGTCTCCAAGCGGCTCATGGACTTCGGCTTCCACGCGCCCACCTTGGCCTTCCCCGTGCCTGGGACTCTCATGGTGGAGCCCACCGAGAGTGAAGACAAGGGTGAGCTTGACCGTTTCATCGAAGCTATGCACACCATCCGGCGCGAAATCGATGAGGTCATCGATGGCACCGTCGCCGAAGAAGATTCCGTGATTCGCCACGCCCCTTATACGGCCTGGTCAGTGACGCGCGACGACTTTGACGACACCGTGTCTCACGGTCACTTCACACGTGAGAAAGCGGCATTCCCCGTCCCGGGTCTGCGTCGGACCAAGTACTTCCCACCGGTTCGCCGCATTGACAATGCCTACGGTGACCGCCACGTGGCATGCTCGTGCCCGCCCTTGGAGGATTTCGCCATTACCGACGATGAATTCAATAGTCTGGATAAATAG
- a CDS encoding ATP-binding cassette domain-containing protein, with product MHLCIDDVTVKYGSTVAVQDANLVLGAGVHALLGPNGAGKSSLLEVIATLRKPSSGSCRFTDNDPDSVNRNDYTGMDLRHVLGYLPQENLPKSRFTVREHLAYMCWLKQIPDGNVSAEVDRLINLTELSDKADATIASLSGGMRRRVGIASALVGSPRLLILDEASAGLDMAQRDSLRRIVATVAHDAVVLTSTHIVEDIIDIADTLTVMSRGAFMFSGGWDEFCHTRQLPELKAQYLDLVGER from the coding sequence ATGCATTTATGCATCGACGATGTAACCGTGAAATACGGCTCGACAGTGGCGGTGCAGGATGCCAATCTAGTTTTGGGCGCTGGTGTTCATGCGCTGCTGGGTCCCAATGGTGCGGGTAAATCCTCACTGCTTGAAGTCATCGCTACGTTACGAAAGCCTTCGTCGGGAAGTTGTCGTTTTACTGACAATGATCCCGATTCGGTTAATCGGAATGACTACACAGGCATGGACCTGCGGCACGTTCTGGGATATCTGCCACAAGAGAACCTGCCGAAATCACGTTTTACTGTCCGGGAGCATTTGGCTTATATGTGCTGGCTCAAACAAATACCGGATGGAAACGTGTCGGCCGAAGTTGATCGGCTGATAAATCTGACAGAGCTATCAGACAAAGCGGATGCCACCATTGCGTCGCTATCCGGTGGCATGAGACGGCGCGTCGGAATCGCTTCTGCGCTGGTAGGTTCCCCACGTCTACTCATACTTGATGAAGCTTCAGCCGGACTTGACATGGCACAGCGTGATTCACTTCGAAGAATCGTTGCAACTGTTGCTCACGATGCCGTCGTCCTTACCTCGACTCATATTGTCGAAGACATTATTGATATCGCCGACACCCTCACCGTCATGTCCCGAGGCGCTTTCATGTTCTCCGGAGGTTGGGACGAGTTTTGCCATACCCGCCAGCTTCCAGAGCTGAAAGCCCAGTACCTAGACCTAGTAGGTGAGCGCTAG